The nucleotide window TTCACTGTAGCGCCACCGCCGGCACAGCAGTGCTCCACCGCATCACCCCGACGGCCACTGCATGCTTCATTGTAGCGCCATCGCAGCACAACGACGACCGCCGCAGGCTTCACGGCAGTGCCACCGCAGCACCCCGACGACCGCCGCTAGCTTCACTGCAGCGCCACCGCTGGCGTGGTGGTGCTCCATCACGGCACCGACTGCCCGTCGTAGCTCCATGTCAACACCTGACGCCGCGTCGGCGGCTTCACTGTTGTAGATGTTTTAAGAAAAAGTGTAGAGCGGTGCGTGGGGCCGTGCGTGCGCGTGTCGAGCGGAGGGAGCGGTTTACGCCAGGAAGAAATCATCCGGCTGGAAACAAACGTTTCCCATGAAAAAAGCCTGAAAAGAGGGGTGCTTCCGCCTTCCGGCAGATTCTCACTCAAACCCGAAAGGGTATGTGGAAATGCAACTATTGTTTGGGCATATTACAACAAAAATGCCACTGGCAGGCCCGCAACCCCCACGCGCAAAAAAAATTCAGGCGAAGAGCCCAGTCCCGCTCGCAGCCCTGGATCCCCTTTCCTCCCATCGCTAGGTTTCCTCCAGGCCGCCGCCGGTCCCTTGTGCGCGGCTCCCTCCGGCGTCATGGCGGCCGGGTAGGGTCCCTCCTCCTCCGCTGCTCCTCCCGTCGGCGTCACCCGCCCCTGCCCCGCTCTCCAGCAGCAGCACTCTACTCCGGCGGACGCCGCCAAACTCTCTTCTCCAAAATTTCATCTCCCCCCTCCCGATCTAGCCAGACGGTCACGCGCACCGGCACGCCAGGGATGATGGAGCCCGCCTCCCGCAAGCGCCGCGCCTCGTCGCCTCCGCCGTCGGGCCCCGTCACGCTGCCGCCGCCCGGCTTCGTGGCGGacagggaggaggcggcggcccgCGTGGAGCGGCTTCTCCAGTACCAGTTCAACAACCGCTCCCTGCTCGAGGAGGCGCTCACCCACCAGTCCTTCGCCGGCGGCGCAGCAGGCTCGTACCAGAGGCTCGAGTTCGTCGGGGACGCGGCGCTCGGCCTTGCCTTCTCCAACTTCCTCTACCTCACCAACCCCACCGTCGGCCCCGGGGCGCTCTCCACGCTCCGGGCCGCCAACATCTCCACCGAGAAGCTGGCCCGCGCCGCCGTGCGCCACGACCTCTACCCGCTGCTCCGACGCAACTGCCCTCGCCTCGATCTCTTGGTATGTGCCGCGTAAGCGTCCTGAGTTAGAAGCCATAGATCTGCGGGCTCTGTTTTTATATATAGATGTTGTATTAAATCATCCACTTTTTACTGTCCGCTCGAGCGGTTCGATGGGCTTAATTTGAGTGTAAAACATAGAGCTAAACATCTACCTATAGCAGCTCACGCCACATCTTAGCTTTGATTTAGTGATGCAAGAATAAGTTTAGTACTGTATTTATCAATGCTGAAACTGGAATTGGTAAGTACTCCCGCCGCTCCATTCGGGTTCATAAGGCATAATGCATTTCAATTGTTAAGTGATTGATGTTATCTCTTGGAGATGTGGATATTAGATGAACTGTTTTTGGCTACCATTGTGATGTTACTGGGTACACCTTTCTGCAGGTAGGACAGTTTATCCAGTCAGTGAAACAAGAGTTAGAGGATGACCTTGGCACTACGCCCTATGGTGGCACTGTATTTAAGGCTCCCAAGGTGCTTGCTGATATAGTTGAGGCCATTGCCGCTGCTGTCTATGTGGATTGCAACTTTGATCTTGAGAAGCTCTGGAAGGTGTGTAATCCATCTTTCATGTTATTTCCCATTCATTAATATGTTGATCTGAGGTTTCCAGAAAATAACTTAACTACTAATTCTAGTCATAATACGCTGATAAAAATCTATGTAGTTTTCTATGAGTAATCGTATGATTTCATTTTGGTATGACCAATCCAAGATAGCTTTACCAATAATAtttgtgaaagttgaaaaaaatGGATGTCTGCTCTCTAAAACGACAtattccctccgtcccaaaattcttgtcttagattagtctagatacggatgtatctaatactaaaatgtgacttgatacatctgtatttagacaaatctaagacaataattttgggacggagggagtatttatttACGGAGAGAGTAGTTCACTAGAATAATGGGTGGTGAATAATGATATCACTGTTTATTATGTAGGTAACAAGGTTCCTCTTTGAGCCCATTGTCACAGCAGAAACAATAGATGAGCAACCTGTGTCTACGTTGCATGAACTGTGCCAGAAACATGGGAAAGATATAAAATTCAAGACTTGGCAGAAGGGTGGAACAGCGGTTGTAAATGTATTTGTTGGTGGGGCACTTGTTGGGATGGGCTCCTCAGAGCAGATGGTAATCGCTAAGCTCAATGCCACCCGGGATGCATTAAGCAAGCTTCTTGGTGGAGGCAATCAGCAAGTGTTGACAACCGGAGTTGGCCATGGATTGGGGGTTGAGGTTGGAGATCTTAGGGAATGCAAGCAGAAGCTTATTGAGCAGTGCAGCAGGAAGCATTGGCCAAAACCTATCTTTAAGTAAGATTCTTGACTACTCTGTCAGTTTTTAGTTTTATATATCCTGTTCATTAGTTGAACTTTTCCTGCAATGCTCCTCAGATGAGGCATCTCTTTCCCACACCTACACTACAATTGTTTGTTGATCATATATTTTGTTCTGGGCATCTTTAGAACTGTTTCACTGATGCACATATTTTTTGTTTCTATATTGTAATTTTACCCTTGTTCCCATTTATCTTAGGGTAGTATCTTTTGGTCATTTTTGTTAAACAACCTTACTAGGTAAATAGTACTTTGACCTCGGTAGGTCTGGAACAGACTTGTCCAGACCATCACTCAGATGTAGTATGGAAACCACTAGTTTGGTTTGATTGCCAAACACTACAGCATGAACACGTGGGAAAGAGATACCTGATCTGAGTGATTGTCTGGACAAGTCTGGTCCAGAACTACTATTTCTGGTACACAACCTTACTAGGTAAATAGTACTTTGACATCGGTAGGTCACTAGATCTGGAACATACTTGTCCAGACCATCTCAGATGTAGTATATGGAAACCACTAGTTTGGTTGGATTGCCAAACACTATAGCATGAACACCCCCCTCCCCTCCCACCAAAAAAAACTCGATTACATGGTTCTTAATTCAAAATTTGTTTACTTATATCTTCTCTGTTACCAGAAAAAGGGAATTTATGTTAAAAAAAAGTATAAAAGTGGAAAACAAAAGAGTAATGCCATACTTCATAAACTAAAAAACTATCTGCTAATACCGTTGGGGAAGCTTTCATGCTGATTTAATGTCAAACCAAAGTGATTTCTGTATTTTGTTTGAATCATGGTTGTACTATATACCCCCCCACCCCTCTCTTAGAAACCCATAAAATCAATTGATCATTCTTTGTACATTTTAGCATCTTAGTTAGTGCTAAGTCATTTCTAAAATGAAAAAGTGTACACTTTTCAACCTTAAACTATGGCTTGAGTATGTCTTTTCAACCTAGAACTCCAAAACTGTCTAAAACACTACCTTGAAGTATAAAAACTGTGCACTTTTTTAGTTCCCCCAACATTGTGTTTCACAAAGTTATTTTGACTAAAGCGGCAGCTACTTGACATGATTATTGTATGTATGCATTGAGCCACCTTGCAGTGATCTACTATCTTAACCAATCAGAAAATTAGAAAATTTGATGGGCATATATCTTTCCTTTATCCCATTCTCTCCCATGCCCGCTGATGTTCCTTCGGGCATCGACCCACAACCTCCAGTGCTTTCGTGTTCCTTCCTAGAAGCCCATGCCCGCAtttccccttcctcacttcctgTAACATTCATCTCCTATCTCGCTTGCGCGCCTAGCCTGCTTCATGCTACCTCCCTGCCCACACATAGAAACCACCCACTCACACATCTTCCTTTCCATGCACCCATCACCATCCTTCCTCACCTTCAGTCTTGACCTTCCCGTATTCGTGTAGAGATCAATATATGTAACAAATCAAGGAAATCCTAACTTCCATATTTGCTGGCAGCCTGATCCTTCATGGTTCTTGCTCAATAGTAGTATTattgccccccccccctttttaaGAAAATGGGCAGTAAACGATGACcgcgaaccccccccccccccccccccccccctgtgaGGACCTCGCATCGCCCTCCTCGGTGGGTTGCGGGTTAGGTTTTCCCATCTCCACCACCACTCTCTTCGTGTCCTCCTGCACCGCCATCACCGGCAATCGGCCGGCCCATGATGGCGGCGGGGCGCTCCTCCCTCCCTCTACCCTTGCTCCTCTTCGTACCTCCGCGCATGGCGTTGTCAACAACGTGGTTCCGAGAGCCATTGGGTTCCACTCGGGCATGGTGGCGTGCAACTCCCCTGGTGTTGCGCGCACGGGCTACACGTTCTTGGCCGCCGCCTCGGCCCGTCATTGCCTTGGGATGGGAGATGCCCGCCGAGGCATGGAGGTGATGTGCATCGCTAGATCTGTCCAAGAAGGCCAGTCCATGGCGTCGTTTGTTGGCCTCTGCAGTGGAGCTGTTCGCCCCCATCGTCGGCGCGTGGGGGCGATGCAGTCATGACCTCTGACCTTGGTCCGTTGGTGCTTTGGCTGGAAGGTGCTTGCCCACGCATAGAGTTGCCGCCCTTCGCTAAATTTGACCGAGAGAGTCGGTCTGCGGCCTCGTCTTGTGGCCCATATGGTGCATCTGGCGTGGCGGTTTCTTGCATGTTCACGAAGATCTGGGCTCAGTTGCAGCTGCTGTCACACCAGTGGTTCTGTACGGTGGAGTTTGGATGCCCGGGCGGTGGCCTTGGATGGTGGGTTATGCGGTGGCCTTGGATGGTGGGCTATGCGGTCGACTCTTCAACGGTGGTGTTGGGTGCTATCTTTGTCGGCGTGGCTGTGAGGGGAGTAGAAGCGGGTGGTCCTATGTAGCTGTTGCCGTGGGTGGCAAGCCCTGATCTTTAGCTGGAGCAAGTCCTTGGTTTGTTGTGGTGGGTCCTTTGTCATGATGGGTCTAGTGGCTCGAATACCCTTGACAAGGTGTGTGGGAGGGGCCGAGTGAAAGCTTAGCGCCTTTGAATGCTTACCACTTGTTGCATTATCTAACTTGACATTTTGCCTAGATCAACCCTACACATTTGCTTCGGTTTTTTTTCAGGTTAGAGAAGGAAGATGGCCCGGCACATGATAGGACATTTGTTTACTCTGTTCAGGTAGAAAGCCATGGTGGTATTTGGGTAACTTTAAGTGATAAGATGTCAAGGGTAAAGGATGCGGAGAATTCTTGCGCGCAGAAGATGTTGGAACATATATTGAAATTGTGAGATCCATATATTGTCCTTTGGAGAGAACATATTTCTATTTCTATCCCTTTGTGAACCTTAGGCTGAGGTTGTGTCTAGCAAAAATAATAGCAATACAAAACTATATTACATCCCTTGACAAAAATGATGATTCAAACTTTTATACAAATGTTCCTTTGCCGGAGTTAGGGATCCATGCACTTGAATCCTGACGCTACATCCTGGTGGCGACTACTAGGAAGGAGATCCTAGAAGCCCACATCGTGGTGGTGACTCTTAGCATGTAGGTGGGAGATGAGCTCAAGAGAATTGAAGGAAACCGTGGTGAAGCGAGAGCCAAAGAGGTGAACGAGGATGAAGGAGATGCACCAGGATTTTCTGATGCGGGTTCATCCTGTCCATGTCGATGAAACCATATAGTTTGAAAAAGCGCTACTATGAGATTTTCGTCGCAAAAAAAGCAGTGGGACAGAAGTTAGCCTTCCTATTTATCTATGCACTCCGATGGTCGAGATGCAGTTCTATACTTGCCAGTTTGTTTTTTAGCCAAACAGATGCTTCTCTAAAGCCATGCATATCGGTGTAGAATCCAGTGTTAAGACTGAAAATTTGTTTATAAGCTTGAAATAGCATGTCCATCTTGATAGTAATGACACTGGCTTCTTTTACATAAATATCACATAGAAAATTGAAGGATGAGAAATAAATTTCCACGTACATACATAAAATAAATTCAGAAAGTAACTATGAATAAATAAGTTGAAATAACAAACTATACATATACTATGATTAGGAGATGGTATAATACTTGCCCACAACCATGGGATTGATGGTTACAAAATTTAAATATATAGTTTTTGGAGAGCTTAGATCAAAAGAACCTCATCCTAACTCATGTTTTCTTATATTGGTATAGATTTGCTTATCTCGTCTGTTCAAGAAATCCTTGGGTTTGTGGTTGTTGAACTGTCCTTTTTCAACAGTTGCTTTATAAACACTCTAGGAAAATGTTAGAAGATGGGATTTTCTTCTGTTAACAAACAGCGAAATTGGCAACCCGAGTTATCACAGCCCACTCAGGTCATTTTTGATTCAGTGATTCACACAATGACAAACAAAATCTAGGCCTTGGTTCGCGGTCAATGAACACAAGCTATGTTTCTGATATACGGAAATTTAGCCACATTGTAGGACAGTAAAACTGAGCAGCTTTCCAACCATCTAATGCCCTGCGCGTTTCTGGCCATCCATTTTCTTGACTTGGGCAACCTTGAATGTTAGTCTGTTGTCTACTCCGGCTTTCACCATAGATTCTGATTCCTGGGCCAAAAAGTCCTAGAGGGCTGCTTTTCTAGAGGAAAATTTGGGGTGTGTTTGGTTTGTGCCTCAACTTGCCCAAccaaaaatttggcatgaccaaAGTGAGGGCATAACCAAAAAATTGGCAAGTTGCTATTGTTTGGATTTTAGCCATTGTTGCTTTCCAATTTTTTGGCAAGTTATTCATTTGGTTTCCAGATTGAATTGATTTGTGCTCTTATTTGATTCTAATTTATTATAATGTTGAGCCAATAAAAAATACATACAAAACTTCTTTTGTAAAGTATGAACACTTAATTAACTATAACATGCAAAATTATTACACGTACAACTTTTTGTAGAAAGAACAGCTTTTGAACTCGACCAAAGTCATCAAATGCACGGCTGCCCTTTTACGGAAACTGGGACAATTAGTTGCGTGATCCAGGGGATTAACCGATCCAAACAACCAACTTTGTAATTTACCCGTTGGCAACGCTTGTTTCCTCGGATGATTAATCCGCTGTACGAGATCCACATAACACGCAAGAGAATACGTGTGTGGACTATTGATTTGTCGTTCCCATTAACACGCACGAGATCCACATATCAGCGGGCGAGAGACGTGCTTGCCAAAAATTTGGCGACCGATTTCAGCGCCCTCGATGCGCCGATGTGTTGGCAAAAATTACACGGAGCTGGCCGGGGCGGGCTGGGCGAGCCAATATTTTGGCTGCGATCCAAACAGCGACCAAATCGCACGGGTCCCACAGGTTAGGGCAAGGAGAGCCTGCGCGGGAGATGTAGGCCGACACCATGGCCGTTCGGCTGAGCACAACTTGTCCGCCGGGATTTGTAGAAGCAATCATTCTTTAGTTTCTTTGCAGGCATTCATGGCAGGTGATGTGCCCATCCTTCTGCTGCCTCGGTACATGTACGTGTATTTATGCCCCTACCACTCTTCACTAATTCTTTCCACTCCGGAAACACAACATCTATCAGCATGGTGCTCGGCTAGGTTCGCCTGTATTTCTTTCCCgttcatgtacaattccttcttACACCAAACAATTACATTATCCTGATATCCTCTCAATCCCAAATTTTGTGCAGGTGATGTTCATACTGGTTGTGGTCAATTTATTTGGGCAGATCTTGGAGGCTGGTACTATTTTCTTACTTCGGAAATTCTTCAACTGATAATTTCGGATGGCCTCTGGACAGGTAATTACTTCAAGTGTACTGCCAGACCTTATCCTTCCTTGTTTTACCATCCATGTTTTTACGGCATACGATTGCTTAGATTATATATTCTGTTGACCCCTGGATGTGAGATGAGTCTTTGTACTTGTCATTATTTAGTATAATTTCCTATTataatattattttctgtgcctGGTATTGTCGAAGCAGATTTTCTGGACTTCTCATTAGAAGTACATAATTAGAATTTAAAGTCTTGGATTCAGTCATAGTCAACTGTGTTTGGTCAACTTGAATGATTCTTGGCATAAGCTATGCTTCGTACAAGCTAGAGGGGGTGTTTACTGTTTACTGTATGTATTTAGTTTTATTTTATGGAATGGCCACATGAGATTGTCCCAGAAATTTATATTGGTGTGAATTGGTTATGTGGTACTATATACACAAGTTGTGCATACAAGGTGTTGTTTTTGTACTACAAAGGAGAAAGTTGATCACCTATTTTTTATGGCGGCAACCTAATATGGTGGTCAATTTTGGAAATAAGAAACACTGGTTGTTTTGAAAAGGAATCTTTTAACTTCCTAATCAGTTTTTGTGTTCTCTACTTTGCTACAGATTTGTTTTTGGTCCCTATTGCAGAATAGTGGAGGGGGAGCAGGCTTTGGAAGCTCGTGTATTTGGTTGGGGTTAAAGTTTTGAGCATCCGAGAGGTTGAGAAGCTGCTAAGTACGTGCTAATTAGCTCGTGCTGTGTGCTGATTAACCTGATGCCTTTTAGATGTTAAGCTTTTGCTGTGACCCAAGCTTATCTTTGAGCCTTCTCCTTTTGCATGACTTCAAAATCTTGCTGGAGGCCACTCCTATTAATAAATTATATTAGTGGGAATACAGGTTTATCTGGCATTCCAAAAATATGTCCTCAATACGTAAATTTAATTTTTGAGTGAATGATTGCTATATCGACACACATACGTAATTTTTACTTATGATGACTTCCCTTCTGTCCATGCTTACCCTGTATACAACCTTCTGTCCATGCTTACTCTGTATACAAATACAATTATGTTAATGGCTTAGGTATCCCCATAAATATTGTTGTCTTCTGTCCATAATATTATTTTCTCACGATTTTATTTCATTGTTGGTATGATAGAGCATAAGTGAGCTTGGGGTAAACCTGTCTGGTTTCGCACGTCAAGGACATGCTTGTATACCAGCTTCCCACCATCGTTGTTAGCGCCAACAATATGAAGTGGTAAACTTTCTATCTCATTTATCTGCTTTCCCTCATAGTTTTCGCACAATTTTTTTAATTGTGATAACTCATTATCACAATTCATCATTCTTGTTTACGTGATTGGGTAGTGGCTATTTTCTTCCTTGTGAAAGAGCTAATCAAGCTCAGGGATATAATTGCGATTCATTGTCTTTTTTGTTCCAACGACCGTTACGATAATCTGACATGACAAAATAACTGTGACATTATGCATCACTTGTAATTTTAGTCCTCATAGATTCACAGAAATCGTAAATTGCAGCAATTATTTTCGAGGACTAGTTTTTATGGTCTCTAGGCAATTGAAAAGGAATATAAGTCTACATCCATTTTACTTTTGGAAGAGGCAATTGAAAAGGCATAGTTATGCTGTTGTACATCCCAGCCTTTCCTTCCATTTGGATGGTTTTGATCTCAAACAGCTACCGTGTACTTCCAGGCTTAGCAGGCCCGGTCCAATACACGGATATTTCGTTGCTAACAAAAGAAACATTGGTTCACAAATTAGGATTACCCGGGAGCTTGCTGCTTGTCTTTAATTCCATGAAGTCCAAAATTATTTCCATGCTCGCCACCACGCTCGCCCCTGGTGTTTGCTCCTGATCATCCTCTACCGCTGCTTCCCATGCTAACTCTGGGCCGCCAAAGCTTCTTGCTGCCCGTGCTCACCGAAACTATTTCATGCTCGCCACCAAACTCGCACTGGCGTTTGCTCCTGACCATCTTCTGTTGCTTGCTTCCTGGGCTTGCTATATGGGCCGCCAAAGCTTCTCGCTGCCTGTGCTCGCTGACTGATGCTGAAGATTCTCGCTGCCCATGCTCTCCCTGTTGGAGCCGATACTACTTCATCTGGCTGCACTGGGAACCGGACACTATATGAAGCAAATTCTCCAAGCTTTGGGGAGCAAATTTTGGCTAGCAATGTCGAAACGAATGCTGATGGCAGAAACAAGGAGTTGGGAAAATTATATGTTTTTGTTTGCAGGTTTGCTATTTTAAGTCGAGTGGCAAATTATTTCAGTTCATTTGATTCACACTATCAAGTTCATCAATTGATGTACTTACATCTCCACAGATCTGCAACAACAATAATTGAAGTATGATAAAACTGTCTTGATGACTCATTTATAAAGATATCATTATTCCTCACATCTTTCCACACAAACGTCAGAGCTTGGAAAGTAATTACCAATCTTCGTATTGGAAGTAGTCTTTGCTTATTAAGCACTAACTATTTTTGACACATTTACCACAGTTTAAGTTGCTGCACATGGCGCTTATTGCAGACCCAGTTTTTAATGTGGGTATCACCAATATACACCATTCACACCCCGTTATGAAATGCAACGTCCAGGTAATTAGTGTTGTAAGGCTACCTTTAGGAGAGATATTTTTGGTTGTACTGCTAAAACTAAGGGGCGTGCCATCCAGGTAGAAAAAATATACCTGCTGCACACTTGTGGGAACTAATTCATAAAACCTTCAATCAAGATGAGTATCTAGTGAATCCCACAGCGAAG belongs to Triticum urartu cultivar G1812 chromosome 7, Tu2.1, whole genome shotgun sequence and includes:
- the LOC125519964 gene encoding ribonuclease 3-like protein 2; amino-acid sequence: MMEPASRKRRASSPPPSGPVTLPPPGFVADREEAAARVERLLQYQFNNRSLLEEALTHQSFAGGAAGSYQRLEFVGDAALGLAFSNFLYLTNPTVGPGALSTLRAANISTEKLARAAVRHDLYPLLRRNCPRLDLLVGQFIQSVKQELEDDLGTTPYGGTVFKAPKVLADIVEAIAAAVYVDCNFDLEKLWKVTRFLFEPIVTAETIDEQPVSTLHELCQKHGKDIKFKTWQKGGTAVVNVFVGGALVGMGSSEQMVIAKLNATRDALSKLLGGGNQQVLTTGVGHGLGVEVGDLRECKQKLIEQCSRKHWPKPIFKLEKEDGPAHDRTFVYSVQVESHGGIWVTLSDKMSRVKDAENSCAQKMLEHILKL